Genomic window (Candidatus Vicinibacter proximus):
GAGCTGTGTGTATGAAGGTGAAGCCATCAACCTTGGTTTGAATGCCAAATTCATGTTGGAGATGCTCACCGTTATCGAAAGTGAAAACGTGAATTTTGAATTCAGCAGCTCTACTAAGCCGGCCATCATTCTTCCTCAGGAGCAAATGCCGGGTGAAGACCTGCTGATGTTGGTGGTGACTAATTATTGATGTACATCGGGCTTTTCTTCGGCTCTTTTAATCCGGTTCATGTCGGTCACATGATCATTGCCCAACATCTGTTGAATGAGACAGATTTAGATCAGGTTTGGATGGTGGTGAGTCCACACAACCCACTAAAAAATAAAACAAGCCTTGCACGTGACTACGATAGACTCCATTTGGTAAGGCTCGCTGCTGAAGGCAACCCCAAAATACAAGTATCCAACATCGAATTCCATCTACCCAAACCATCCTACACAATAGATACCCTTACCCATCTTAAGGAAAAATACCCGGAACATAAATTTGCCCTGATTATGGGCGGCGATAATCTGATCAGCCTTCCTAAGTGGAAAAATTACGAGCTATTGATGGAAAAATTTAAAATCTACATCTATAAAAGACCCAACTACAACGATCAAACTGAACTGGCCAAACACCCCAACATTGTTTTTACTGACGCCCCACTCCTGGACATATCTTCCACCCAAATCCGCGAAATGATCAAGCAAGGAAAATCCATAAGGTATATGGTGCCGGAGGAGGTAATAGAAGCGATTGAAGATTCCAGGCTTTACAAAAGTTAAGCCTTGAAAATTGATTTTTCTCCTGAAATTCACTTAAGCTAAAAAGCAGAGAAGATCAATAAATGTCAATACCACCCAATAAAAACAAATCAGCTAAAAAATTTATTGACAATCCAGCAGCAACACTTGCCAGAGTTCATCTCTTTTCTGAATTCTATACTCAGTACAAGATTTGCCGGATGCCTGATACGAAGCAATAGCCGTTTTCACTGCTGCTTCAGGCGTATCCACCTGTTCCTCCGTTAGTGGGGAAGATAATTTTTTAGGGTCTGTTTTAGGGATGGTACCCAAAGCAGAAATCTGCCATTCCCCCTTCGCCACTTCTGATATTTTTCCGGACACCTGGCCGTGGACATCCAGTTGGATCTTTATATAATTAATGCTTTCTTCCGTGAAAATGTCACTGGTGGACAATTGTGCCTGTGCAACAACTGTCATGCCCAAAAATAAAATACTAAAAATTAAGGTTTTCATGATTCTGGTCTTTATTGAACAAATATATTCATATTACTGTAGAACTTCTTCTTTTTGAAATTAATTCTACTTCCATAAATTGCTACCAACTATCAGGAAAAACCCGCAAACTTTAAACAGTATTCTTGTCGGCAAAGACTGGTTGCACACTTATCTCTCGTTTAATCTTCAAACTCATGGTGTTCCTTCGTTTGCATTCTATTTCCATCATCCAGGTTGCTTTTTCAAATTCTCCTGTTCCCCAAATTTTACCTTAGCATAGTAACGAATTAGCTCAACTCCCAAAGTTCTCTCATATTTCCTCTTATCGGACGAAACAGATCAGTCCTCAGGCTTTGCCGCTCCGTTTTTGGCATAAAACGGGTATGGGCGAGCTTAAACTGTTGACGAATGATGTCGGCAATGTTTCCCTCACCCTTCATTCGCATTCCAAAACGGGAATCCCCTAATTCGCCACCATGACTGGATCGGATGCCATTCAAAATGCGCTCCTTCCGATCCGGAAATTGTTCATCCAACCAATGGCCAAAAATGGGCTGGAGATCCCCATTCAGCCTAACGATTTGATAAGAAGCCGTTTGAGCACCTGCCTCGGCAACCTGCTGGACCATGTCAAAGATTTCCATGTCATTAACTCCTGGAATGATGGGAGCCAACATGCCATGGACCGGAATTCCCTTTTCTGCCAACAATCGGATGGTTCTGAACCGGCTGGCGATGGTGGAAGCCCTTGGTTCCATGACCCTGCGTGTACGATCATGGGCTGCCGTAACCGAAATCGCCACCTGAACCAGACGTAGATTATTCAGTTCACTGAGCAGATCCAGATCTCGCTGAATGAGTGCATTTTTAGTGATGATCATTACCGGGTGACGCCAGGCCAACATGAGTTCAAGAATCTGTCGGGTAAGCCGGTATTTTTTTTCTACCGGCTGGTAACAATCTGTATTGCCCGACAACATGATCGGCTTCACCTGATATTTTCTGGACTTGAGTTCTCTACTAAGGACTTCTACTGCATTTGCCTTTACCAGAATTTTATTTTCAAAGTCATCTGCAGCACTGTATCCCCAGTAATTGTGCGTAGGGCGTGCATAACAATAAACGCAGCCATGCTCACAACCCTGATATGGATTCAGTGAATATTCCATAAATAAATCCGGGCTGGAGACCTTGTTAATCATACTCTTGGCCTTTACTTCGATGGTTTGGGTTTTGGATAAGTCGGCCTGCCGGTCTTCAGCCGGTAATTGATTCATTTCCGGACTGGCTACGGTGTTGGTTTTATGAAAGCGGTTGGTGAGATGCAGGGAAGTACCCCGTGATGGTTTGCTTTGGTTTTGATCGGTTGACATATAAGGGATTTGAGTTTTATGAGAGGGCAAAGATATAAAATTGTCGAATTATTCGACATACAAAGTCATTTTATTATACATTTGTATCCCGATTGCCACGGAATAAAAACTGAATATGTTTGACAGGGCCATACTTCATCTGGATCTTGATTCCTTCTTCGTCTCCGTAGAATGCCTGAAGAACTCTTCCCTGCGGGGTAAGCCACTGATCGTAGGTGGCAACAGCAGTCGGGGAGTGGTGGCGGCTTGCAGCTATGAAGCCAGAGCTTTCGGCATCCACTCCGCCATGCCCGTCAAAATGGCCAAAAGGCTCTGTCCACAGGCCCTCATCCTGCAGGGAGACATGGACAGCTACAGCAAATACTCAGCCCTGGTCACCGACATCATTGCGGACCGCGCTCCTGTCTTCGAAAAAGCCTCCATCGATGAGTTCTACCTCGACCTCACTGGTATGGACCGCTATTTTGGTTGCATGAAATGGTCCGACGAGCTCCGCCAGTCCATCATCCGCGAAAGCGGCCTGCCCATTTCCTTCGGCCTCTCTGTAAACAAACTCGTGTCCAAGGTCGGCACGGGAGAAGCCAAACCCAACGGCACCCGCGAGATTCCCTCCGGAACCGAAAAGGACTTCCTGGCACCCCTCTCCACCGCCAAAATCCCGGGCATCGGCAAGGAAACCTACAAAAAACTCAGCTTCATGGGGGTACGGACCATAAAAGTCCTCAGCGAAATTCCCGCCAAATTACTCGAACGTCAATTTGGTGAAAACGGCCGCAGCCTGTGGGAACA
Coding sequences:
- a CDS encoding nicotinate-nucleotide adenylyltransferase, whose translation is MYIGLFFGSFNPVHVGHMIIAQHLLNETDLDQVWMVVSPHNPLKNKTSLARDYDRLHLVRLAAEGNPKIQVSNIEFHLPKPSYTIDTLTHLKEKYPEHKFALIMGGDNLISLPKWKNYELLMEKFKIYIYKRPNYNDQTELAKHPNIVFTDAPLLDISSTQIREMIKQGKSIRYMVPEEVIEAIEDSRLYKS
- a CDS encoding PA0069 family radical SAM protein; translation: MSTDQNQSKPSRGTSLHLTNRFHKTNTVASPEMNQLPAEDRQADLSKTQTIEVKAKSMINKVSSPDLFMEYSLNPYQGCEHGCVYCYARPTHNYWGYSAADDFENKILVKANAVEVLSRELKSRKYQVKPIMLSGNTDCYQPVEKKYRLTRQILELMLAWRHPVMIITKNALIQRDLDLLSELNNLRLVQVAISVTAAHDRTRRVMEPRASTIASRFRTIRLLAEKGIPVHGMLAPIIPGVNDMEIFDMVQQVAEAGAQTASYQIVRLNGDLQPIFGHWLDEQFPDRKERILNGIRSSHGGELGDSRFGMRMKGEGNIADIIRQQFKLAHTRFMPKTERQSLRTDLFRPIRGNMRELWELS
- the dinB gene encoding DNA polymerase IV, yielding MFDRAILHLDLDSFFVSVECLKNSSLRGKPLIVGGNSSRGVVAACSYEARAFGIHSAMPVKMAKRLCPQALILQGDMDSYSKYSALVTDIIADRAPVFEKASIDEFYLDLTGMDRYFGCMKWSDELRQSIIRESGLPISFGLSVNKLVSKVGTGEAKPNGTREIPSGTEKDFLAPLSTAKIPGIGKETYKKLSFMGVRTIKVLSEIPAKLLERQFGENGRSLWEHANAIDHRPVVPYHEAKSISKERTFEQDTLDMKRIRTLLLDMTEKLAFELRDSGKLCSIVTVKIRYADFNTFSRQCKISYTALDKNLWPVVQELFRKVYERRQLIRLIGVKFSGLVYGSPQFDLFEDTATQISLMRQLDHIRHRWGYSAIKRAVMTK